The genomic stretch CAAAATCAAAAGTCCATTGATTCAGCCAAGAGACGAACCATACGATCGGTTTCACGGCAGGTTCCCATATGTAAACAAGCAGCAGCACAAGTGCGCCGAGCGGGAGAATAAGAAAACTAATAAAACTGACAAGCAGGAAATTAGCACCAAATGATAAAAGCGAAAACTGATTGAAATAAAACACGGTCATCGGAAAAGATAGTAACTGAGCCGCAATAGTAATGACCGCTGTTCCTGACAACCACTTGGGCCAAGCATCAAAGTGAGGCTGAAGCAGCGGAACAAAAATCATGAGACCTGCTGTCACCAAAAAGGAGAGCTGAAAACTCACATTTACCAGCATATACGGATCTACCCACAACATAATAAGCGCCGTGAGGCAAAGAATATTGAGCCCATCTTTCATCAGACCCTGCCTCGTCATATACAGTCCCATCATCGACATTATACCTGCTCTCACGACAGAGGGAGATGAGCCCGACAACAACACATAGAACGGGATCAGCAGAAAAGTCACAACAAGTGCCGTCTCCTTACTAAGCCGAAGAAGAGATAATAAGAAAAGTAGACCCGAAACATAAATTGCGACATGCATTCCAGATATTGCGAGAATATGGGTAAGCCCGAGTTTAGAAAAATCCCCGTAGGTATCTGCATCAATCTCATCACCAATACCGATTACAAGACCTTTCATGTATCCCGCATGAGGTTCCTCAAACACAGCTTCCATTTGGCTTCCTAGTTCTTTTCGCGCTGAGTCACTCAGCCTGAATACGATATATTTACTAAACCACGTTTCAAGAGGCTCATGGGCAATTCCTTCTGCCCCTTTTCCTTTGAGCAGCCAGTGAATATGGAGACGGTGTAAATACTGTCCATAATCAAAACTCCCAAAATTCCTCGCTCCCCCCGGGATCTCCAAGGTACCTGTAAACTGGATCTGATCTCCTCGTTTCCATCCCTCTGCTGTCTCTTGTTCTCCTTCTTCCAGCAGCTTAATCTGAACCTGTACCTTTTCCTTAATGTCAGAGAATTCACCTTTTCTTTCCTTTTCCTCATCATCTGAGCCGAGCGGGCGGACACCCTGAAGTGAAAGGACAAACTGTGCCCGGTCTCCGTCAACTTTGACCTTAGATGCAATCGTTCCTTCCACCTCAACGGCCATCCCGGATACTTCAGCAGGTATCACGTTAAGCGTAGTCGGAAGTTTACTCACATTACGTACATCTGTCCACTCCATATAACAAGAAGACACGAGAACAGCCATCAGCAAAACTAGCGAATATACTCTTTGTACTTGTTGCAAATAGAGGAATATACCCAGCAGCAATAAGACACCGAGGAGGATCCTGATCAGGGACCATCCATTATAGAGATAAGCTGCCGAACTCCCCATAATCCAGCATACACAAAATAAAGCAATCGGCCTCCCTTTCAAAGTCCTTTTCCTCCTCAAAAAGAAAAGAAGAACCCTATAAAGAGCCAGCTTTAACACTGTTCTTCATAAGGTTCTTCCTTATTATTTTCAATCCTTATATTCTATTGTTGATCTTATATCTCTAATTAAGCACCGTCATTATAGTCTCTTTTGGAGGTTCATAGGTGCTCAGTGAACGGAAGGTAATCCCTTTTTGCTCCATCATTTGACGCACTTTCGATGTATCTTTCGG from Paenibacillus polygoni encodes the following:
- a CDS encoding ComEC/Rec2 family competence protein; the encoded protein is MKGRPIALFCVCWIMGSSAAYLYNGWSLIRILLGVLLLLGIFLYLQQVQRVYSLVLLMAVLVSSCYMEWTDVRNVSKLPTTLNVIPAEVSGMAVEVEGTIASKVKVDGDRAQFVLSLQGVRPLGSDDEEKERKGEFSDIKEKVQVQIKLLEEGEQETAEGWKRGDQIQFTGTLEIPGGARNFGSFDYGQYLHRLHIHWLLKGKGAEGIAHEPLETWFSKYIVFRLSDSARKELGSQMEAVFEEPHAGYMKGLVIGIGDEIDADTYGDFSKLGLTHILAISGMHVAIYVSGLLFLLSLLRLSKETALVVTFLLIPFYVLLSGSSPSVVRAGIMSMMGLYMTRQGLMKDGLNILCLTALIMLWVDPYMLVNVSFQLSFLVTAGLMIFVPLLQPHFDAWPKWLSGTAVITIAAQLLSFPMTVFYFNQFSLLSFGANFLLVSFISFLILPLGALVLLLVYIWEPAVKPIVWFVSWLNQWTFDFVNWLNTFDQFVLIWAKPHFIIVLIYYLLLYYLFQLLKEWKISKQPLPLSSEDTVPLTPLLQSVQPDVRRKSHTFSFASGFDPFRTNEKKQGLLSGGTRLQQVFQAVQISSAWPELESLFSVQGAGYFARKPFTFEKRITLIILAIVLLAGLSISYQGPYRKGEGTVAFIDVGQGDSILITTPTGKHILVDGGGTIQFGQQASWKQRRDPYEVGKSLLVPLLKKRGVHKLDAVILSHADQDHAGGLKAVFENIPVSKFISNGTITEKPFYQELIQTVLEQKVTMYEVSDGMEYRPDSETILSFIAPEENLLHTSADNAEAISPLPVLEEQNHASVVFLMEMEEVSFLFSGDVDSAGELDILDRIKNSADKKQSTSEISHTNSVNGSNNDGKSKMFPIDVLKVAHHGSKSSTTEEWLNYFQPRLSVISAGVNNTYGHPHPIVTERLEEHESEVFRTDTMGEIQIRVRDGKIQTRSILGSEK